The segment CTGCAACTTCTCCATTAACTGGAAAAGCGCTACTCCAAAAAGTTAAGGGCAGTGACTTGCCCAGACGAGAGTTGGCTAAACTTTGCGGGTATTATACGAAAACGAAATCGGGTAGCGATCGCGTTAACCTGACAGATTTTTACGATGCCCTGCTGATAGCCAAAGGTATTCCTCTAGATCCAGAGAGCGAAAAGGATGGACGGGGCCGCGAAGCATCTTATCGCGTCAGCGTACACAAAAATGGTCAGATAGTCATAGGAGCAAACTACACCGCAGAAATGGGATTAAAACCAGGTGATGAGTTTGAAATCCGCTTGGGATACAAACACATTCGCTTGGTGCAGATTGGTAGTAATGCATTAGCAGAAAATAGCGACGAAGGTGAAGATAGCGCTGATACAGAAGAGTAAATAGATCCAGTTGGAACTATTTTGACGAGTGCGATCGCTCGCCCCTTTTAATCGCAGCGCAGATTTTTCTTATGCGAAAAACTGAATATCGCTAACGCAGAAAATCTCTGTAGTCTAAACTTCAGTAGCTACAGGTGCAATGGTAACTAGCTGGGTATCTTCATCAATCTCGATCCTAGCTAGCCCAAATTGCGCGATCGCCCACGCATTTGTTGTCAAATGCAAACTAATTTCAGCAGCCCGATATTGACTCGCCTCTGACGCTAAAGCAGTTGGCAATAGCAATTGATCTGCCAAAAACTGATCGACTGGCATCCCAGTAGCGTGGAAATTTAGTAACTCTTCAGCCGCCATTTCCGCCACGCTTTCTGCTGGTACTCCTAGTTTTCCTACAGCACCAAAGCCAGCGCGACTATTTTCATACTCAGCAATCAGAGAAATTCCTGCTCCTGGCGCAATGCCTCGCGCGATCGTTGCCTCCACCTTCGCAGGAAGATTGGCTTGCTGTAACAAATTTTCTGCTCGGTTAGCCATCCTTTGCGGAATATGAGCAGGAAGTTTTGTCACAACAGCCGAACCCCGCACCTGTTGCAAAGCTCCCCGCTCTAGTAATTGAATACCGCGTAAAGGTACTCCCCCGCTACCCGTAACTCGCAATTCCACTTCGCCGTTGCCTTGAGGATACCAACCCCAAGAATGCAGTTGCACCTCTACTTGCACGCCCATCTGCTTGAGCATGGGTACATAGACTTGTTCGATGTAGGGGAAGGGAGGACTAAACGCGATGTGAGTTCCCCCCTTGAGCCTCACTATGGAGTCGCCATTCGCGAGTGCTAGGGGGAGTAAAATAGTCTGCAAAATCAGGGTAATAGCACCTGCTGAACCTGCGCCTGTGGTTTCGGTGACATCAAAGGTATAATTTCCCGCTTGCGGCGGACAAGTGGGGATGAATTCCAGCGTTGTTGAACGCACATGATCTCCATGCAATTCGGCTTTGCAGAGGGTAGCCGCCGCCCGCACGGCAGTTAAATGTTGAATTGCAAGTCCGGGATTTTTGCGTTTTGCCCGAATCTTCGTGATGCGAATTGGTTGACCTGTGATGGTAGCTAAACTAAGAGAGGTGCGGAGGATCTGACCGCCACCTTCACCGTAAGAGCCGTCGATGTGAAGTATGTTAGCCAAAGCGTGTTTTTAAGGCGGAAATCAGTGTCCACTGTAAGGTTATATTCACAACAACGCGATCGCCATATATCCCAGGTGGGGGTAATGTAATGTAGCCGCGATCGCGCTTATAAATTAATAATGTGGATTAGAGAAGCCTAAAGTCTAGCCTTATCGCGTTTCTATAGATTATCGGGTGGTTAAGTCACCATTCCCTACAGATCTTTTACTGTATTCAACAGTTCGCAGCGTACTTTAAGTTAATAGTCGTTAGCAGCGCGATCGCAGTCTATCTAAAGTGCGTTTCCCTTAAATTGAGTTATTTAATTTTTTAGGAAAATCTAAACGCTGGCACTCCCTTAAGGAAATACCAGCGCTTACAACTTCTATCGACTAGAACTATAACCCAACTACTCCGTGATAGGCACTTGCAACCAGAGTGATAATGGTGATGACTCCCAGCACAATACTACCTATATATAGGACAGATGGTTTTTGAGGAACAGGCGTTTCGCTATCGCGCTGCACGGGAGCTTGTCCAGATTTGTTGAAATTTGTTGTTTCTTCAGTTTTCATGATTATCCTAGTTTATTTTTGCGATTGATTAAAAGAACTATCAGGGATTGCTAACCACCTTACCCAAAAGCGAACAATACCTTGTCCGCTTAATACCTCACTTAATGAGGAGGGGTACAAAAAAATTACTTTTTCATATAATATTTCTCCCCATTCTTATAATCCTCTTTCTAAAGTGATAAAATTTATACCATTTCCCAACGTATTAGTAATAAATTATCCCCCCCCTTGATACATATTGAGACAACCGCACAACACGTTATTAAGGAGAGGAGGGGGTAGGGGGATCGCACATTTAGCATAAATTTTAGTATTGCAGGACTAGATAAATATACAAAGCATCGCGGTTACAGATTATGGGTAATAAATAATCCCCCCTTATTTATAGTTAGTGAAATTATCGTATATCAGGGATTTAACAGATAAGGGGGTAGGGGGGAGCAAATCTTGGTCAGGCAAATGGTGGATTAGTATTAGATAAATATCTAAAGTTTTTTTTATTTGGGCTTATATATAAAAAGAATGATGTATTTTGGGAAAATAGGGATAAGCGTTCAGCCAAAAGGTAATCGCAAGAGAGACGCGGAAAATTAGGGCGATCGCGTTGACTACTGGGGCTGAAATTGACCAACGCGCGATCGCGCTGGGTTTTCGTATTTGGCAAGGCGCCTTAAATATCGAGGATTACTATAGCAGTCCAACCATCATCGGTTTTTTCGAGTTGGAATTGGTGTAAAGTAACAGCTTTGACATCTACCCGTTGTTCGTGGCGATCGCGGTCTAGCTTTTCTCCCTTCGTAACCGCACTTAGCTGATGCAACCCATCTTTCTCGGAAATTTCAACCTGTTGCGCCCTCAGCAGAAGTAACTCGCTGTCTTTGTAGTAGATGAATTCTTGCAGAAAATTGAACAGCAACATATCTAGTTCATCATTTTCTAAGCTAAAACTGCGGGTTTCCTGGAGTGCGATCGCATCCAAATTATCAATCATCACATTAATAGTTGCATCACCCGCCGCTGTGAAAACCTCCTCCAGATCCTTTCCCCAAGCGCGAAAGGCAATATCAGCAGTAGCAAAATCTTCTAGAAACTCATAAGACATAAGGCTATTGCTCACAATACGGTTTAGTTGTAGGTTGGGCTTTCGCTCAACCCAACAATTGTTTATATAGTTGGGTTTCGTTACCTCAACCCATCCTACTATTTCTGCACGGTGGCTGTTGCTCTAGACTTTCGATCGCTTGTAGGGTTAAACTACGGTAAGTCTAGCGGAATTATGTGTTTAATGGAAAGTGCCTTATTACTGCCGCTGTTAAGCTTCCTAGTCGGCATCATCGTTGGTCTAACGGGAATTGGTGGTGCGTCTCTGATCACCCCGATGTTGATTTTCGTGTTCCAAGTACCGCCAGCGATCGCGGTGAGTTCTGATGTGGTGGCTGCCACCTTAATGAAGGTTATCGGCGGCTTCAAGCACTGGCAACAGCAAACGCTCGACCTGCAAATTGTTACATGGCTAGCTTTAGGGAGCGTTCCCGGATCGCTCGCTGGGGTGGGAATCTTATACCTGATTAAGCGTACTGGCGCTAGTAACCTGGATTTTATCCTCCTCCGCTTGCTCGGAGTAATAATGCTATTGGTCGCTTTGTTGGCGATCGCGCAATTGTTGGTGAAGAATTTTTTCCCCAACTTGAATTTACCCGAACCACCCAAGTTTGACTTAAAAACTAACGTGGGTCGCCTTCAAACTCTCGGTGTGGCAGCAGTTTTAGGCTGTGTAGTCGGTCTAACTAGCGTGTCCTCCGGTTCGATGTTTGCACTCGTCCTGATTACCTTTTTCCGCCTTGACTCTCGCAAGTTGGTGGGTACGGATATTTCCCAGGCGGCAATATTATTGCTTTTTACCTCCCTCGGACATATCTGGCTGGGGACAGTTAACTGGAGTCTGGTAATACCAATTTGGCTGGGTACGGTTCCTGGGGTTTTGGTAGGTGCAAAGCTCTGCAAAATCACGCCACCACACGGACTCCGGCTTGCGATCTACGCAATTTTAGTGATGGTGAGCTGG is part of the Microcoleus sp. FACHB-831 genome and harbors:
- a CDS encoding AbrB family transcriptional regulator, producing MAETATSPLTGKALLQKVKGSDLPRRELAKLCGYYTKTKSGSDRVNLTDFYDALLIAKGIPLDPESEKDGRGREASYRVSVHKNGQIVIGANYTAEMGLKPGDEFEIRLGYKHIRLVQIGSNALAENSDEGEDSADTEE
- the rtcA gene encoding RNA 3'-terminal phosphate cyclase, translating into MANILHIDGSYGEGGGQILRTSLSLATITGQPIRITKIRAKRKNPGLAIQHLTAVRAAATLCKAELHGDHVRSTTLEFIPTCPPQAGNYTFDVTETTGAGSAGAITLILQTILLPLALANGDSIVRLKGGTHIAFSPPFPYIEQVYVPMLKQMGVQVEVQLHSWGWYPQGNGEVELRVTGSGGVPLRGIQLLERGALQQVRGSAVVTKLPAHIPQRMANRAENLLQQANLPAKVEATIARGIAPGAGISLIAEYENSRAGFGAVGKLGVPAESVAEMAAEELLNFHATGMPVDQFLADQLLLPTALASEASQYRAAEISLHLTTNAWAIAQFGLARIEIDEDTQLVTIAPVATEV
- a CDS encoding archease, which translates into the protein MSYEFLEDFATADIAFRAWGKDLEEVFTAAGDATINVMIDNLDAIALQETRSFSLENDELDMLLFNFLQEFIYYKDSELLLLRAQQVEISEKDGLHQLSAVTKGEKLDRDRHEQRVDVKAVTLHQFQLEKTDDGWTAIVILDI
- a CDS encoding sulfite exporter TauE/SafE family protein, with the protein product MAVALDFRSLVGLNYGKSSGIMCLMESALLLPLLSFLVGIIVGLTGIGGASLITPMLIFVFQVPPAIAVSSDVVAATLMKVIGGFKHWQQQTLDLQIVTWLALGSVPGSLAGVGILYLIKRTGASNLDFILLRLLGVIMLLVALLAIAQLLVKNFFPNLNLPEPPKFDLKTNVGRLQTLGVAAVLGCVVGLTSVSSGSMFALVLITFFRLDSRKLVGTDISQAAILLLFTSLGHIWLGTVNWSLVIPIWLGTVPGVLVGAKLCKITPPHGLRLAIYAILVMVSWKLVNQA